From a single Populus nigra chromosome 18, ddPopNigr1.1, whole genome shotgun sequence genomic region:
- the LOC133678199 gene encoding uncharacterized protein LOC133678199, whose amino-acid sequence MGCKINTPSPPVLFKFSTRKPSHRIKAIAFSSYGPDQPESISSTTLPKPDVYTVNFKTLGGCKLGISRYPDFEYNAQGGTGTGTCTKAKDSSDLNTVSVSFDMKTLYIPPLTSGTTKFLGLPLPPFLKIDIVPELFQGTIDQDSGKVDLEFMAKFWFSVGTIYRAPPLLVKTRLTSEESTGTIRSGQGERLDKEGKCRLVGVATVDPVSDVFMNTFLGLPTECLAKLSAAISFSSSS is encoded by the exons ATGGGTTGTAAGATAAACACCCCAAGCCCTCCAGTTCTATTCAAGTTCTCCACAAGGAAACCAAGTCACAGAATCAAAGCCATTGCCTTCTCTTCTTACGGTCCAGACCAACCAGAATCCATTTCCTCCACCACCCTGCCAAAACCTGATGTTTACACTGTCAACTTCAAAACTCTAGGAGGTTGCAAGCTTGGAATCTCAAGATATCCAGACTTTGAATATAATGCTCAAGGCGGGACAGGAACCGGGACATGTACCAAGGCCAAAGACAGTAGTGACTTGAATACAGTTTCAGTATCATTTGACATGAAAACTCTGTATATCCCGCCATTGACAAGTGGGACTACTAAGTTCTTGGGATTGCCATTGCCACCATTCTTGAAGATTGACATAGTCCCTGAACTCTTTCAAGGGACTATTGACCAGGATTCTGGCAAG GTTGATCTTGAATTCATGGCCAAGTTCTGGTTTTCCGTTGGGACTATTTATAGAGCTCCTCCGCTGCTTGTAAAGACAAGACTAACATCAGAGGAATCAACAGGAACAATACGAAGTGGTCAGGGTGAAAGATTGGATAAAGAAGGGAAATGCAGACTGGTAGGTGTCGCAACTGTTGATCCTGTCAGTGATGTCTTCATGAACACCTTCCTTGGTCTTCCCACAGAATGCCTGGCCAAACTCAGTGCTGCAATTTCCTTTTCTAGTTCTTCTTGA